In Candidatus Promineifilum breve, one genomic interval encodes:
- a CDS encoding S9 family peptidase, whose translation MNNKVVITEIYERNGWPSVDRPDLHPPAGWSLDLINSLNLIHHHELSPDGERVAFVWERDGRSDIFTMPAAGGWPTRMSPDRAKTIYWWDGPPRWSPDGRWLAFTSNGHVQVTPADGRGLPRTLTDFTGGAFSPVWLPDSRGLIVGVARRDGFSLLLTDRDGRWPRALADDNGGDNMEASPSPDDRYVAYTHRPFDDLNRWELRLVEIETGQTRQLTGAPQEKDWAAAWSPDGAIIAFLSQRSGYTEIWLIRPDGEGLHQLTHLGRDVLEFAWSPGGRTLAATVCRDGAVDLLLIDATTGEARDLVAGPGYFATPQWSPDGRFLTVEYENATTPPDIYRVAIDGGRMTQLTFSMPPALASRDLVTPEHLRYRSYDGLEIPALLWRPNRPNGAAILRPHGGPADAYRFQWDALAQYFLAKGYTFFTPNFRGSTGYGREFEHGNYDDWGVGDLQDVLHGAKYLHTLEWIDRARIGILGSSYGGYMVACCLARDPEYLFACGVSKFGDANVYSSWAQCERTTRLYTEMMLGHPRSNWIVYQNASPIHEIANVRAPVLLLHGLEDDIVPPQSSEEWAEALRRHDKVFEYKTYAGEPHGFLRHETEMDWQRRTERFFDWYLRP comes from the coding sequence ATGAATAACAAAGTCGTCATCACCGAAATATACGAGCGCAACGGCTGGCCCTCCGTCGACCGCCCCGACCTCCACCCCCCCGCCGGCTGGAGCCTCGACCTCATCAACTCGCTCAACCTCATCCACCACCACGAGCTATCGCCCGATGGCGAGCGCGTGGCTTTCGTCTGGGAGCGCGACGGCCGCTCCGACATTTTCACCATGCCGGCGGCCGGCGGTTGGCCCACCCGTATGTCACCCGACCGGGCCAAAACGATCTACTGGTGGGACGGGCCGCCGCGCTGGTCGCCCGATGGCCGGTGGCTGGCCTTCACGAGCAACGGCCACGTTCAGGTCACCCCGGCCGATGGCCGCGGGTTACCGCGGACTCTCACCGATTTCACCGGCGGCGCATTCTCGCCGGTGTGGCTGCCCGACAGCCGCGGCCTCATCGTCGGCGTGGCGCGGCGCGATGGGTTTTCCCTGCTGCTGACCGACCGCGACGGCCGCTGGCCGCGCGCCCTGGCCGACGACAACGGCGGCGACAATATGGAGGCATCCCCATCACCCGATGATCGCTACGTGGCCTATACCCACCGGCCGTTCGACGACCTCAACCGCTGGGAGTTGCGCCTGGTCGAGATCGAGACCGGGCAGACGCGACAACTGACCGGCGCGCCGCAAGAGAAGGATTGGGCCGCCGCCTGGTCGCCCGACGGGGCGATCATTGCCTTTCTCTCGCAGCGCTCCGGCTACACCGAAATCTGGCTCATCCGGCCCGACGGCGAAGGGTTGCACCAACTGACCCACCTCGGCCGGGACGTGCTCGAGTTCGCCTGGTCGCCCGGCGGCCGCACGCTGGCGGCGACGGTCTGCCGCGACGGAGCGGTCGATCTGCTGCTCATCGACGCCACCACCGGCGAAGCCCGTGATCTGGTTGCCGGGCCAGGCTACTTCGCCACACCGCAATGGTCGCCCGATGGCCGTTTTCTGACCGTCGAGTATGAGAACGCCACGACGCCGCCCGACATTTACCGGGTGGCGATCGACGGCGGGCGCATGACCCAATTGACATTTTCCATGCCGCCCGCCCTGGCCTCGCGCGATTTGGTGACCCCCGAACACCTCCGCTATCGCAGCTACGACGGGTTGGAGATTCCGGCGCTGCTGTGGCGGCCGAACCGGCCCAATGGCGCGGCCATCCTGCGGCCCCACGGCGGCCCGGCCGACGCCTACCGCTTCCAGTGGGACGCGCTGGCCCAATATTTCCTGGCCAAGGGCTACACCTTCTTTACCCCCAACTTTCGCGGCAGCACGGGGTATGGCCGCGAGTTCGAACACGGCAACTACGACGACTGGGGCGTGGGCGATTTGCAAGATGTGCTCCACGGCGCGAAGTACCTGCACACCCTGGAGTGGATCGACCGGGCGCGCATCGGCATCCTCGGCAGCAGCTACGGCGGCTACATGGTCGCCTGCTGTCTGGCCCGCGACCCGGAATATCTATTCGCCTGCGGGGTCAGCAAGTTCGGCGATGCCAACGTCTATAGCTCCTGGGCACAATGCGAGCGGACGACGCGGCTCTACACTGAGATGATGCTCGGCCACCCGCGGTCAAATTGGATCGTCTACCAAAATGCCTCGCCTATCCACGAGATAGCCAACGTCCGCGCCCCTGTCCTGCTGCTGCATGGCCTGGAGGACGACATCGTGCCGCCGCAATCGTCGGAGGAGTGGGCCGAGGCCCTGCGCCGCCACGACAAGGTATTTGAGTACAAGACCTACGCCGGCGAGCCGCATGGCTTCTTGCGCCACGAGACGGAGATGGATTGGCAGCGGCGGACGGAGCGGTTCTTCGACTGGTATCTTCGCCCGTAG
- a CDS encoding ABC transporter ATP-binding protein: protein MTTNATSPTNGHDEPLVRVVDLKKHFPIRQGLLIQRVTGHVRAVDGISFDIARGETLGLVGESGCGKSTAGRTLLGLYPATSGETIIDGHHVQAAKGDEWLAIRRQAQMIFQDPYASLNPRWTVNAIIGEPLRVHHLIDDEAGRSERVKELMALVGLDARYVNRFPHEFSGGQRQRIGIARSLASDPIFLVCDEPISALDVSIQAQVVNLLEELQDRLGLTYLFIAHDLSMVRHICDRVAVMYLGVIVEMAPKDDLYEEPLHPYTQALLSAVPVPDPKAARRRRRIVLEGDVPSPINPPSGCRFHTRCPIAQPHCTTYVPEWREIQAGHWVACHEVEPKFRPPV, encoded by the coding sequence ATGACGACCAACGCCACCTCCCCAACCAACGGCCACGACGAACCACTGGTGCGCGTCGTCGATCTGAAGAAGCACTTCCCCATTCGGCAGGGTTTGCTCATCCAGCGCGTGACCGGCCACGTGCGCGCCGTGGACGGCATCTCGTTCGACATCGCCCGCGGCGAAACGCTGGGGCTGGTGGGCGAGAGCGGCTGCGGCAAATCGACCGCCGGGCGCACCCTGTTGGGCCTCTATCCGGCCACGTCCGGCGAGACGATCATCGACGGGCATCACGTGCAGGCGGCCAAGGGGGACGAGTGGCTGGCGATTCGTCGCCAGGCGCAGATGATCTTCCAGGACCCCTACGCCTCGCTCAACCCGCGCTGGACGGTCAACGCCATTATCGGCGAGCCGCTGCGCGTCCATCACCTCATCGACGACGAGGCGGGCCGTTCCGAGCGGGTCAAGGAACTGATGGCCCTCGTCGGGCTGGATGCGCGCTACGTCAATCGCTTCCCGCACGAATTCTCCGGCGGCCAACGGCAGCGCATCGGCATTGCCCGCTCCCTGGCCTCCGACCCCATTTTCCTCGTGTGCGACGAGCCGATCTCGGCCCTTGATGTGTCGATTCAGGCCCAGGTGGTCAATCTGCTGGAGGAGTTGCAGGATCGTCTCGGCCTGACCTATCTGTTCATCGCCCACGACCTGAGCATGGTGCGCCACATCTGCGACCGGGTGGCGGTCATGTATTTGGGCGTCATCGTCGAGATGGCCCCCAAGGACGACCTGTACGAGGAGCCGTTGCACCCGTATACACAGGCGCTGCTGTCGGCCGTGCCCGTGCCCGACCCCAAGGCCGCCCGCCGCCGCCGCCGCATCGTCCTGGAAGGCGACGTGCCCAGCCCGATCAATCCGCCCTCCGGTTGCCGCTTCCATACGCGCTGCCCCATCGCCCAGCCGCACTGCACCACCTACGTGCCGGAGTGGCGCGAGATACAGGCGGGGCATTGGGTGGCTTGCCATGAGGTGGAGCCGAAGTTTCGGCCGCCCGTCTAG
- a CDS encoding ABC transporter ATP-binding protein, with product MSAIHRPSSTLYTRDRALERPPDPSPDGFHIREHDPSRRLLTIENLEVRFNTPEGVVYAVNGISYNIHEGEVVAVVGESGCGKSVSMMSILGLIPIPPGEIAGGRAVFLGRDLLAMSDDELGNVRGSEIAMVFQDPMTSLNPVLSVKRQMTEALRRHYNMTTEQAARRAIELLELVGIPDPARRLGDYPHQFSGGMRQRVMIAMMLACNPSLLIADEPTTALDVTIQAQIVELVVRMREHLGMALIWITHDLGVVAGLAERVIVMYAGMIVEEADVDSLFDNPHHPYTMALLAALPRVDRRREERLKSIPGAPPNLLIPPRGCPFAPRCEYVIERCLNERPPLFPVSPTQRAACWVTASDEVRMKSDEYQRATTDH from the coding sequence ATGAGCGCCATACACCGCCCCTCGTCCACGCTCTATACCCGTGATCGCGCGCTGGAACGGCCGCCCGATCCATCGCCCGACGGTTTCCACATCCGCGAGCATGACCCCAGCCGGCGCTTGCTCACGATTGAAAACCTGGAAGTCCGCTTCAACACGCCGGAAGGTGTCGTCTACGCCGTGAATGGCATCTCCTACAACATCCATGAGGGTGAGGTGGTGGCCGTGGTCGGCGAGAGCGGCTGCGGCAAGTCGGTCAGCATGATGTCGATCCTGGGTCTCATCCCCATCCCGCCGGGCGAGATCGCCGGCGGCCGGGCCGTCTTCCTGGGGCGCGACCTGCTGGCGATGAGCGATGATGAGTTGGGCAACGTGCGCGGCAGCGAGATCGCCATGGTCTTCCAGGACCCCATGACCTCGCTCAACCCGGTGCTCAGCGTCAAGCGCCAGATGACCGAGGCGTTGCGCCGCCATTACAACATGACCACGGAGCAGGCCGCCCGGCGGGCCATCGAATTGCTGGAACTGGTCGGCATCCCCGACCCGGCCCGCCGCCTGGGCGACTACCCCCACCAGTTCTCCGGCGGTATGCGCCAGCGGGTGATGATCGCCATGATGCTGGCCTGTAACCCCAGCCTGCTCATCGCCGACGAGCCGACGACGGCCCTCGACGTGACCATCCAGGCCCAGATCGTCGAGCTGGTGGTGCGGATGCGCGAGCATCTGGGCATGGCCCTCATCTGGATCACCCACGATCTGGGCGTGGTGGCCGGGCTAGCCGAACGGGTGATCGTCATGTACGCCGGGATGATCGTCGAGGAAGCCGACGTGGACAGCCTGTTCGACAATCCCCACCATCCGTACACGATGGCCCTGTTGGCCGCCCTGCCGCGCGTCGACCGGCGGCGCGAGGAGCGGCTGAAGTCCATCCCCGGCGCGCCGCCCAATCTGCTGATCCCGCCGCGCGGCTGTCCGTTCGCGCCGCGCTGCGAATACGTTATCGAGCGCTGCCTGAATGAACGGCCGCCGCTTTTCCCCGTCTCGCCCACGCAGCGCGCCGCCTGTTGGGTCACGGCGAGTGACGAGGTACGAATGAAGAGTGACGAGTATCAGAGGGCGACCACTGACCACTGA
- a CDS encoding ABC transporter permease: MTTLNAPPVTLAPGADELAPPLTFRQMAWRRFRRHRMAMFGAITLILLFVYAFGGGLIFTAERANFTDTSQRLSPPSAEHIFGTDTVGRDVFARTIQGGRISLMIGLTAAVLEIIIGVLIGAVAGFNGGWIDGLLMRFTEAMLIIPSLFLLIVAARIVGGSVFWIVIIFALTSWMYVARIVRAQFLSLKENDFVLAARSIGTPTSEIIFRHILPNSMAPIVVSATLAVATAILSEAYISFLGMGVQPPTATWGNMLDGSYNYIETAPWLWIFPGLLILLTVLSINFVGDGLRDALDPRSRNA; the protein is encoded by the coding sequence ATGACCACCCTCAACGCCCCCCCCGTCACCCTGGCCCCCGGCGCCGACGAACTGGCCCCGCCGCTGACGTTCCGCCAGATGGCCTGGCGGCGCTTCCGCCGCCACCGCATGGCGATGTTCGGGGCCATCACGCTCATCCTGTTGTTCGTCTACGCCTTCGGCGGCGGCCTGATTTTCACCGCCGAGCGGGCCAACTTCACCGACACCAGCCAACGCCTGTCGCCGCCGTCGGCCGAGCATATATTCGGCACCGACACCGTCGGCCGTGACGTCTTCGCCCGCACCATCCAAGGCGGCCGTATCTCGCTGATGATCGGCCTGACGGCAGCCGTGCTGGAGATCATCATCGGCGTCCTCATCGGCGCGGTGGCCGGCTTCAATGGCGGCTGGATCGATGGCTTGTTGATGCGCTTTACCGAGGCCATGCTCATCATCCCCTCGCTCTTCCTGCTGATCGTCGCCGCGCGCATCGTCGGCGGCAGCGTCTTCTGGATCGTCATCATCTTCGCCCTGACGAGTTGGATGTACGTGGCCCGCATCGTTCGCGCTCAATTCCTGTCGCTCAAGGAGAATGATTTCGTGCTGGCGGCGCGCTCCATCGGTACGCCGACGAGCGAGATCATTTTCCGCCACATCCTGCCCAACAGCATGGCCCCCATCGTCGTCTCGGCCACGCTGGCCGTCGCCACGGCCATTTTGTCCGAGGCGTACATCAGCTTTCTGGGCATGGGCGTCCAGCCGCCGACGGCCACCTGGGGCAACATGCTCGATGGTTCTTACAACTACATCGAAACCGCCCCGTGGCTATGGATTTTCCCCGGCCTACTCATTTTGCTGACCGTATTGAGCATCAATTTTGTGGGTGACGGCCTGCGTGACGCCCTCGACCCCCGGAGCCGCAACGCCTGA
- a CDS encoding ABC transporter permease: MTRYIIRRILQAIPLLFFVSIILFFLMGQMGDPVATMGGRRVTRPADRERLTRQLGLDQPFHRQYLYWLIGNDWQQIDVDGDGVAETTGTRRGILRGDFGNSLMKRGQTAWEVIWDRVPNTLLLMVTAEVVIVIFALLIGIFSAMRQYTVADHVITAVSFIGFSTPIFFFALLSIYIFSVNFKRWGLPYLPAVGMFDPQVGKTVGQVALHMILPVMTIAFVSIAAYSRYIRSTMLEVLNQDYIRTARAKGLRGRYILLVHALKNASLPIVTLIGLDLALLLGGALVTERIFAWPGMGRLFLDHMQRFDVPVVMGILIILSITVVVFQILTDLTYAVLDPRIRYE; encoded by the coding sequence ATGACCCGCTACATCATCCGCCGCATCTTGCAGGCCATCCCGCTGCTGTTCTTCGTCAGCATCATCCTGTTCTTTCTGATGGGTCAGATGGGCGATCCGGTGGCGACGATGGGCGGCCGTCGCGTGACCCGCCCGGCCGACCGCGAGCGTCTGACGCGCCAGTTGGGGCTCGACCAGCCTTTCCACAGGCAATATCTCTACTGGCTCATCGGCAACGATTGGCAGCAGATCGATGTGGACGGCGACGGCGTGGCCGAAACGACGGGCACGCGGCGCGGCATCCTGCGCGGCGACTTCGGCAACTCGCTGATGAAACGCGGCCAGACGGCCTGGGAGGTGATTTGGGACCGCGTGCCCAACACCTTGCTGCTCATGGTGACGGCCGAGGTCGTCATCGTCATCTTCGCCCTGCTCATCGGCATCTTTTCGGCCATGCGCCAATACACGGTGGCCGATCACGTCATCACCGCCGTGTCGTTCATCGGCTTCTCGACCCCCATCTTTTTCTTCGCCCTGCTGTCTATTTATATTTTTTCGGTCAATTTCAAACGCTGGGGGCTGCCCTACTTGCCCGCCGTGGGCATGTTCGACCCGCAGGTCGGCAAGACCGTCGGCCAGGTGGCGCTACACATGATCCTGCCGGTGATGACCATCGCCTTCGTCAGCATCGCCGCCTACAGCCGCTACATCCGCAGCACCATGCTGGAGGTGCTCAATCAGGACTACATCCGCACGGCGCGGGCCAAGGGGCTGCGCGGTCGTTATATTCTGTTAGTCCACGCCCTCAAAAACGCCTCGCTGCCCATCGTCACCCTGATCGGCCTCGATTTGGCCCTGCTGCTGGGCGGCGCGCTGGTCACGGAGCGCATCTTTGCCTGGCCGGGCATGGGCCGGCTGTTCCTCGACCACATGCAGCGCTTCGACGTGCCCGTGGTCATGGGCATCCTGATCATCTTATCCATCACGGTCGTCGTCTTTCAGATTTTGACCGATCTGACGTATGCGGTGCTGGACCCGAGGATTCGGTATGAGTAG
- a CDS encoding ABC transporter substrate-binding protein, whose protein sequence is MRLLKSPAWPALILILCLALAACTAGGGQTTEQPSATEEPAVEEPVTEEEAPAEEPAAEEEAATEEPAAEEPAAEGDRKIATFIWTQEFDTLSPLYTGMWFTTTTYGLWNVWAWHFDEESNPIPVLVTEMPSAENGGISEDGRTITMTLRDDIVWSDGTPVTSEDFVFTYEMSIDPANTVGSTYPYDSVASMEAPDPQTVVINFAEPFAPWLATLWHYVLPAHVLRPVFEADGTLDEAEWNLAPTVGVGPYRFEEWESGSFARFVRNENWHGEPAIIDEIFFRFVPDDASQVAALQNGEGDLGTFIAYSDVPTLTDAGIGIVTQPSGYNEGWFLILGDEDVPGHPAMQDVRVRQAIAMALDRETLNQDLLLGLTNVPDTVWASLPAYVSPDIEPWPYDPAAANALLDEAGWVDSNGDGTRDKDGEELVLVHGTTTREIRQDAQAVAQQQLAEVGITLELASFDSNVFFASFAEGGPPYTGELDIAEWSDAPSFPDPDHYYWDCAQIPTDEAPDGGNFQRICDEELDALFTLQRTQTNVEERQATFHQISKLMHDQVYWLGMWEDPDVWAVSPRLTNVRFSGATPLFSVAEWDIVE, encoded by the coding sequence ATGCGTTTATTAAAATCGCCGGCCTGGCCGGCCCTGATCCTGATTCTCTGCCTGGCCCTGGCCGCCTGCACGGCCGGCGGCGGGCAAACGACCGAGCAACCATCGGCCACCGAAGAGCCGGCGGTCGAGGAGCCGGTCACCGAGGAAGAAGCCCCGGCCGAGGAGCCGGCAGCCGAGGAAGAAGCAGCAACCGAGGAGCCGGCGGCCGAAGAACCGGCGGCCGAGGGCGACCGCAAGATCGCCACCTTCATCTGGACCCAGGAATTTGATACCCTCAGCCCGCTCTACACCGGCATGTGGTTCACCACGACCACCTACGGCCTGTGGAACGTCTGGGCCTGGCACTTCGATGAGGAAAGCAACCCGATACCGGTGCTGGTGACGGAGATGCCCTCGGCCGAAAACGGCGGCATCTCCGAAGACGGCCGCACGATTACCATGACCCTGCGCGATGACATCGTCTGGTCCGACGGCACGCCCGTCACGTCCGAAGATTTCGTCTTCACCTACGAGATGTCGATCGACCCGGCCAATACGGTCGGCTCGACCTATCCGTATGATTCGGTCGCCTCCATGGAAGCGCCCGATCCGCAGACCGTGGTGATTAATTTCGCCGAGCCGTTCGCCCCCTGGCTGGCGACGCTGTGGCACTACGTGCTGCCCGCCCACGTCCTGCGGCCCGTCTTCGAGGCTGACGGCACGCTGGATGAGGCCGAGTGGAACCTGGCCCCCACCGTGGGAGTCGGCCCCTACCGCTTCGAGGAATGGGAATCGGGCAGCTTCGCCCGCTTCGTGCGCAATGAGAACTGGCACGGCGAACCGGCGATCATCGACGAGATCTTCTTCCGCTTTGTCCCCGACGACGCCTCGCAGGTCGCCGCCTTACAGAATGGCGAAGGCGATCTGGGCACGTTCATCGCCTATTCCGACGTGCCCACCCTCACCGACGCGGGCATCGGCATCGTGACCCAGCCGTCAGGCTACAACGAAGGCTGGTTCCTCATCCTGGGCGATGAGGACGTCCCCGGCCACCCGGCCATGCAGGATGTACGCGTGCGGCAGGCCATCGCCATGGCCCTCGACCGCGAGACGCTGAACCAGGACTTGCTGCTGGGCCTGACGAATGTGCCCGACACCGTCTGGGCCTCGCTGCCGGCCTACGTCAGCCCCGATATCGAGCCGTGGCCCTATGATCCCGCGGCGGCCAACGCGCTGCTCGACGAGGCCGGCTGGGTGGACAGCAACGGCGACGGAACCCGCGACAAGGACGGCGAAGAGCTGGTCCTGGTTCACGGCACGACGACGCGCGAAATTCGCCAGGACGCTCAGGCCGTGGCCCAGCAACAACTGGCCGAGGTCGGCATTACGCTGGAGTTGGCGAGCTTCGACTCCAATGTCTTCTTCGCCAGCTTCGCCGAGGGCGGCCCGCCCTACACCGGCGAGTTGGACATCGCCGAATGGTCGGACGCGCCCTCCTTCCCGGATCCCGACCATTACTACTGGGATTGCGCCCAAATCCCCACCGACGAGGCCCCGGATGGCGGCAACTTCCAACGCATCTGCGACGAAGAGCTGGACGCGCTGTTCACTTTGCAGCGCACCCAGACCAACGTCGAGGAGCGCCAGGCCACCTTCCATCAAATCAGTAAGCTGATGCATGACCAGGTCTACTGGCTGGGTATGTGGGAAGACCCGGACGTGTGGGCCGTCAGCCCGCGCCTGACCAACGTGCGTTTCTCCGGCGCGACGCCACTGTTCTCCGTCGCTGAGTGGGATATAGTGGAATAG
- a CDS encoding DUF5996 family protein, whose translation MTQFPTLNGFGPTRRTLQLYARALGALARVYAPAHPKWWHISLKVTPVGLVTDNLPCAGGGILAGRMDFHRRAIVMESSDGRQWELPMDAGLSGRIMGERVIAAAAEAGLNGAIDRGRFADDEPGVYDSEAVGRFFTALVRADRVLKRHGARLGEKAGPARLWPHGFDLSLEWFGSRVERYNEGGQEMELPAQLNLGFYPGEDDDTSYFYSNPWPFEADKLLGRSLPDGAVWHTEGWQGAMLPYTAVEDEEQLLAFAAAVFDIASPLLTTP comes from the coding sequence ATGACACAATTTCCCACTCTCAACGGCTTCGGCCCCACGCGGCGCACGCTGCAACTCTATGCCCGCGCGCTGGGGGCGTTGGCTCGCGTCTATGCGCCGGCCCATCCCAAGTGGTGGCACATCAGCCTCAAGGTGACGCCGGTTGGGCTGGTCACCGATAACCTGCCCTGCGCCGGGGGCGGCATTTTGGCCGGGCGCATGGACTTCCACCGCCGGGCCATCGTCATGGAGAGCAGCGACGGCCGCCAGTGGGAGCTGCCGATGGACGCGGGCCTCAGCGGGCGCATCATGGGCGAGCGGGTCATCGCCGCCGCGGCCGAAGCGGGACTGAACGGGGCCATCGACCGCGGCCGTTTTGCCGACGATGAGCCGGGCGTCTACGATAGCGAGGCCGTCGGCCGCTTCTTCACCGCCCTCGTCCGCGCCGACCGCGTGCTCAAGCGGCACGGGGCGCGGCTGGGCGAAAAGGCCGGCCCGGCGCGCCTGTGGCCCCACGGCTTCGATCTGTCGCTGGAGTGGTTCGGCTCGCGGGTGGAGCGCTACAACGAGGGCGGCCAAGAGATGGAATTGCCCGCCCAACTCAATCTCGGCTTCTACCCCGGCGAAGACGACGACACGTCCTATTTCTACTCCAACCCGTGGCCGTTCGAGGCCGATAAGCTGCTCGGCCGCTCGCTGCCCGACGGAGCCGTCTGGCACACCGAGGGCTGGCAGGGGGCCATGCTGCCGTATACCGCCGTCGAGGACGAAGAGCAACTGCTGGCCTTCGCCGCGGCCGTCTTCGACATCGCCTCCCCCCTACTAACCACCCCCTAG
- the ruvA gene encoding Holliday junction branch migration protein RuvA: MIASLSGTIQKIEPNSLVIQVGGVGVRVNVPRTVLEDVGGVGRRITLHTHLQVREDDLSLFGFESEEDLQLFEVLLGVNGVGPRVALSILGTLSPELLKSAIMREETAILQRVPGIGKKTAERMMFHLRDKLDLGGPATALPLVSDVDADVIDILTGLGFSIIEAQAALQHVPREVAAIDERVAAALQYLDQA, from the coding sequence ATGATTGCCTCACTCAGCGGAACCATACAGAAAATCGAGCCTAACAGTCTGGTCATCCAGGTGGGTGGGGTGGGCGTGCGCGTCAACGTGCCGCGGACGGTGCTGGAGGACGTGGGCGGCGTGGGGCGACGGATTACGCTCCACACCCATTTGCAGGTGCGCGAGGACGATCTGTCACTCTTTGGCTTCGAGAGCGAGGAAGACCTGCAACTGTTCGAGGTGCTGCTAGGCGTCAACGGCGTGGGGCCGCGGGTGGCGTTGTCGATCCTGGGCACGCTCAGCCCCGAACTGCTCAAGAGCGCCATCATGCGCGAGGAAACGGCCATCTTGCAGCGCGTGCCCGGCATCGGCAAGAAGACGGCCGAGCGCATGATGTTCCACCTGCGCGACAAACTCGACCTGGGCGGCCCGGCCACCGCCTTGCCGCTGGTCAGCGACGTGGACGCCGACGTGATCGACATCCTGACCGGCCTCGGTTTCAGCATCATTGAAGCCCAGGCCGCCCTGCAACACGTCCCCCGCGAGGTGGCGGCCATCGATGAGCGTGTCGCGGCGGCGTTGCAATATCTGGATCAGGCGTGA
- the ruvC gene encoding crossover junction endodeoxyribonuclease RuvC, translating to MRILGLDPGTATTGYGVIDVVDGDVHLVDFGVIETPAGDAPETRLLSIYRQLNDLLTRHQPTRAAVEQLFFGRNITTAIAVGQARGVLLLALAEAGIPISEYSPPKVKEAITGYGKAEKAQMQLMVRHLLNLEESPHPDDAADALAVALTHARYVAFEEAIEK from the coding sequence CTGCGCATCCTCGGCCTTGATCCCGGCACAGCCACGACCGGCTATGGCGTCATCGACGTGGTAGATGGTGATGTCCATCTCGTCGATTTTGGGGTCATCGAGACGCCGGCCGGGGACGCGCCGGAAACGCGGCTGCTCTCAATCTACCGCCAGCTCAATGACCTGCTGACCCGCCACCAGCCGACCCGCGCCGCCGTGGAGCAACTCTTTTTCGGCCGCAACATCACCACCGCCATCGCCGTCGGGCAGGCGCGCGGGGTGCTGCTGCTGGCCCTGGCCGAAGCCGGCATCCCCATCAGCGAATACTCGCCGCCCAAGGTCAAGGAAGCCATCACCGGCTACGGCAAGGCCGAGAAAGCGCAGATGCAACTGATGGTGCGTCACCTGCTCAATCTGGAGGAGTCGCCCCACCCCGACGACGCCGCCGACGCCCTGGCCGTCGCCCTAACCCATGCCCGTTACGTCGCCTTTGAAGAAGCGATAGAGAAATGA
- a CDS encoding YebC/PmpR family DNA-binding transcriptional regulator, with product MSGHSKWSTIKHKKAASDAKRGKVFTRIAKELTIAAREGGGDPVSNTALRLAIAKAKEANMPKDNIEKSIKRGTGEIEGGELVDIVYEAYAPHSVGLLVEVVTDNRNRAIADVRHAVSKYGGNMAEAGAVSWQFKRKGYISIVDEVDQDELFMVAAEAGAEDVQFNDGITEIYVELESFRAVQEALEEAGYKMDESSLIFDPTNRMELSHAESMQVMNLIERIEELDDVQNVYSALEMSDELLAAMEEA from the coding sequence ATGTCCGGACATTCCAAATGGTCCACCATTAAACACAAGAAGGCCGCCAGCGACGCCAAACGCGGCAAAGTCTTCACCCGCATCGCCAAGGAACTCACCATCGCCGCGCGCGAGGGGGGCGGCGATCCGGTGTCCAATACCGCCTTGCGTCTGGCCATAGCCAAGGCCAAAGAAGCCAACATGCCCAAGGACAACATAGAAAAGTCCATCAAGCGCGGCACGGGCGAGATCGAGGGCGGCGAACTGGTCGATATTGTCTACGAAGCCTACGCGCCGCACAGCGTGGGGCTGCTGGTCGAGGTCGTCACCGACAACCGCAACCGGGCCATCGCCGACGTGCGCCACGCCGTCAGCAAATACGGCGGCAACATGGCCGAGGCCGGGGCCGTCTCGTGGCAATTCAAGCGCAAGGGCTACATCAGCATTGTCGACGAGGTCGATCAGGACGAACTGTTCATGGTGGCGGCCGAGGCCGGGGCCGAGGACGTGCAGTTCAACGACGGCATCACCGAGATCTACGTCGAACTGGAGTCGTTCCGCGCCGTCCAGGAAGCTTTGGAAGAGGCCGGCTACAAGATGGACGAGTCCTCGCTCATCTTCGACCCGACCAACCGCATGGAATTGAGCCACGCCGAATCGATGCAGGTGATGAACCTCATCGAGCGCATCGAGGAACTGGACGACGTGCAGAACGTCTATTCGGCGCTGGAGATGAGCGACGAACTCCTGGCAGCGATGGAGGAAGCGTAG